A window of the Kosakonia radicincitans DSM 16656 genome harbors these coding sequences:
- the tehB gene encoding tellurite resistance methyltransferase TehB, whose protein sequence is MTNRPENYFTEKYALTATHSEVLNALKYIQPGKALDLGCGNGRNSLWLASQGFEVTAWDKNPNSLNNLKAIRDAEGLENLHIDAADLNTLQFDGEYDFILSTVVLMFLEAQTIPGLINNMQRCTKAGGYNLIVAAMDTADFPCTVGFPFAFKEGELREYYAGWELLKYNEDVGELHRTDANGNRIKLRFATILARKPA, encoded by the coding sequence ATGACGAACCGCCCTGAAAACTACTTTACGGAAAAATATGCGCTGACCGCGACGCACTCCGAAGTGCTGAACGCCCTGAAATACATCCAGCCGGGGAAGGCGCTGGATCTCGGCTGCGGCAATGGCCGCAACAGCCTGTGGCTGGCAAGCCAGGGTTTTGAGGTTACCGCCTGGGATAAAAACCCGAACAGTCTCAATAACCTGAAAGCGATTCGCGATGCTGAAGGGCTGGAAAACCTGCACATTGATGCGGCGGATTTAAACACCCTGCAATTCGACGGTGAATACGATTTTATTCTCTCTACCGTGGTGCTGATGTTCCTCGAAGCGCAAACCATTCCCGGGCTTATTAATAATATGCAGCGCTGCACCAAAGCGGGCGGTTATAACCTGATTGTGGCAGCGATGGATACGGCGGATTTCCCATGCACGGTCGGTTTCCCGTTTGCCTTTAAAGAGGGTGAACTGCGTGAATACTACGCCGGTTGGGAACTGCTGAAATACAACGAAGATGTCGGTGAACTACACCGCACCGATGCCAACGGTAACCGCATCAAACTGCGTTTCGCCACCATACTGGCGCGCAAACCTGCCTGA
- the pepT gene encoding peptidase T, with amino-acid sequence MPSSLASQLTHRFFRYLSITSQSDATATTLPTTVGQFDMARELANELKTLGLDEIVIDDHATVTAVKKGNVPGAPRIGFITHIDTVDVGLSPHIHPQILRFEGEDLCLNARKDIWLRVAEHPEILAYPDEEIIFSDGTSVLGADNKAAVTVVMTLLENLTAEHRHGDIVVAFVPDEEVGLRGAKALDLKRFDVDFAWTIDCCELGEIVYENFNAASAQIRFTGVTAHPMSAKGVLVNPLLMAMDYISHFDRQQTPEHTADREGYIWFNGINAVQGHADLSASIRDFDSESFARRKQQIADVAAKIAAQYPTAKVEYSISDTYSNISNAIGEDRRAIDLMFEAMESLGITPKPTPMRGGTDGAALSAKGLLTPNFFTGAHNFHSRFEFLPLKAFEASYNVALQLCLLAAR; translated from the coding sequence ATGCCGTCGTCTCTCGCCAGTCAATTAACTCATCGCTTCTTTCGTTACCTCTCTATCACCAGCCAGAGCGATGCCACTGCGACAACACTGCCGACCACCGTCGGGCAGTTTGATATGGCGCGCGAGCTGGCGAATGAGCTGAAAACACTGGGGCTGGACGAGATCGTGATTGATGATCATGCGACAGTGACCGCCGTGAAAAAAGGCAATGTTCCGGGCGCGCCGCGTATCGGTTTTATTACTCATATTGATACCGTTGATGTCGGTTTGTCGCCACATATTCATCCGCAAATCCTGCGTTTTGAAGGTGAAGATCTCTGCCTGAATGCCCGCAAAGATATCTGGTTGCGCGTGGCGGAGCACCCGGAAATTCTGGCTTATCCCGATGAAGAGATTATTTTCAGCGACGGCACCAGCGTGCTCGGCGCGGATAACAAAGCGGCGGTCACCGTCGTTATGACGCTGCTGGAAAACCTTACCGCCGAACATCGCCACGGCGATATTGTAGTGGCCTTTGTGCCGGATGAAGAAGTCGGGCTGCGCGGGGCGAAAGCGCTGGATTTAAAACGCTTTGACGTTGATTTTGCCTGGACCATTGACTGCTGCGAGCTGGGCGAGATCGTCTATGAGAACTTTAACGCCGCCAGCGCGCAGATCCGCTTTACCGGGGTAACCGCGCACCCAATGTCGGCGAAAGGTGTACTGGTTAACCCGCTGCTGATGGCGATGGATTACATTAGCCATTTTGACCGCCAACAAACGCCGGAACACACCGCTGACCGCGAAGGTTATATCTGGTTTAACGGCATCAATGCAGTGCAGGGACATGCCGATCTGAGCGCCAGCATTCGTGATTTCGACAGTGAAAGTTTTGCCCGCCGTAAACAGCAGATCGCCGACGTTGCCGCCAAAATCGCCGCGCAATACCCCACCGCCAAAGTGGAATACAGCATCAGCGATACCTACAGCAATATCAGCAATGCTATCGGCGAAGATCGCCGGGCGATCGATTTGATGTTTGAAGCGATGGAATCGCTGGGCATTACGCCGAAACCGACGCCAATGCGCGGCGGCACCGATGGCGCAGCGCTGTCGGCCAAAGGTTTGCTGACGCCGAACTTCTTTACCGGTGCGCACAACTTCCACTCGCGCTTCGAATTTCTGCCGCTAAAAGCGTTTGAAGCCTCGTATAACGTGGCATTGCAGCTTTGCCTGCTGGCAGCGCGTTAA
- a CDS encoding ABC transporter substrate-binding protein, whose product MISKPTTLALALASLVVSSSVAAKTLVYCSEGSPENFNPQLYTSGTSVDASAVPVYNRLVDFKVGTTELQPSLAESWDVSEDGKVYTFHLRKGVKFQSNKYFTPTRDFNADDVIFSFMRQKDVNNPYHNVSNGTYSNFESLEFGSLITAIDKLDDHTVRFTLARPEAPFVADLGWYFASILSAEYADAMLKAGTPERVDMDPIGTGPYRLAQYQKDSRILFTAFDNYWQGKAKIDRLVFSITPDASVRVAKLEKNECQVMPFPNPADLPRLKENKDITLLSKAGLNTGFLAFNTQKAPLDNVKVRQALAMAINKPAIIQAVFQGTGTAAKNLLPPGVWSADSELKDYDYDPEKAKALLKEAGLPAGTTIDLWAMPVQRPYNPNAKRMAEMIQADWAKVGVQAKIVTYEWGEYLKRVKGGEHQAALMGWTTATGDPDNFFGPLFTCTSANGGSNSAKWCYKPFDNLIAEAKATTDHEKRVALYKQAQQMMHDQMPAVMIAHSTIFEPVRKEVQGYEIDPFGKHIFWQVDLKK is encoded by the coding sequence ATGATTAGCAAACCGACAACACTTGCTCTGGCATTGGCTTCGCTTGTAGTCAGTTCTTCTGTCGCCGCTAAGACCCTGGTCTATTGTTCAGAGGGATCGCCAGAGAACTTCAACCCGCAACTTTACACCTCCGGCACCAGCGTGGATGCCAGCGCCGTACCGGTTTACAACCGGCTGGTGGATTTTAAAGTCGGCACCACCGAGTTGCAGCCGAGCCTTGCGGAAAGCTGGGACGTGAGCGAAGACGGTAAGGTTTATACCTTCCATCTGCGCAAAGGGGTCAAGTTCCAGAGCAATAAATACTTCACGCCGACGCGCGATTTTAATGCCGACGATGTGATCTTCTCGTTTATGCGGCAAAAAGATGTCAATAATCCGTACCACAACGTCTCTAACGGCACCTATTCCAACTTTGAAAGCCTGGAATTTGGTTCGCTGATCACCGCTATCGATAAACTCGACGACCATACCGTGCGCTTTACGCTGGCGCGCCCGGAAGCTCCGTTTGTCGCCGATCTGGGCTGGTATTTTGCCTCGATTCTTTCCGCCGAATATGCCGATGCGATGTTGAAAGCTGGCACTCCGGAGCGGGTGGATATGGACCCGATCGGCACCGGTCCGTACCGTCTGGCGCAGTATCAGAAAGATTCGCGCATTCTGTTCACCGCGTTTGATAACTACTGGCAGGGCAAAGCGAAAATCGACCGACTGGTGTTCAGTATCACCCCGGATGCCTCTGTACGTGTGGCGAAACTGGAGAAAAACGAGTGTCAGGTGATGCCGTTCCCCAATCCGGCGGATCTGCCGCGCCTGAAAGAGAACAAAGATATTACCCTGTTGAGCAAAGCCGGGCTGAATACCGGTTTCCTCGCCTTTAACACGCAAAAAGCGCCGCTGGATAATGTCAAAGTGCGCCAGGCGCTGGCGATGGCCATCAATAAACCGGCCATCATTCAGGCGGTATTCCAGGGCACCGGCACCGCAGCGAAAAACCTGCTGCCGCCGGGCGTGTGGAGCGCCGACAGCGAACTGAAAGATTACGATTATGACCCGGAGAAAGCGAAAGCGCTGCTGAAAGAGGCCGGACTACCGGCGGGAACCACCATCGATTTGTGGGCGATGCCGGTTCAGCGTCCCTATAACCCGAACGCCAAACGTATGGCGGAGATGATTCAGGCGGACTGGGCGAAAGTGGGCGTGCAGGCGAAAATCGTCACTTATGAGTGGGGCGAATATTTGAAACGCGTGAAGGGCGGCGAACATCAGGCGGCGCTGATGGGCTGGACGACGGCTACCGGCGACCCGGATAACTTCTTCGGCCCGCTGTTTACTTGTACCTCGGCCAATGGCGGTTCCAACTCAGCGAAATGGTGCTACAAACCGTTTGATAACCTGATTGCCGAAGCGAAAGCCACCACCGATCATGAGAAACGCGTGGCGCTTTACAAACAGGCGCAGCAGATGATGCATGACCAGATGCCTGCGGTGATGATTGCCCATTCAACGATTTTCGAGCCGGTACGCAAAGAGGTGCAGGGCTATGAAATCGATCCGTTTGGCAAACATATTTTCTGGCAGGTGGATCTGAAAAAATAA
- a CDS encoding DUF3313 domain-containing protein, with amino-acid sequence MRNHALVSVAVLTGLLALSGCASKVTAPEKYSGFLKDYSGLQETTSATGKPVLRWVAPGFDPAKYDSIVYHPVTYYPVAKPTSQVNQQVLDGVLNYTNSKLKAAAAARKPLVTSPGQHSLIFRGAITGVDASKQGLQFYEVIPVAMVVAGTQMATGHRTMNTHLYFEGELIDAQTNAPVLKVVRKGEGKDVSNEKAQVTVDSLKQVIDDMATDATMFDISSVR; translated from the coding sequence ATGCGTAATCATGCGTTGGTTAGCGTTGCCGTATTGACCGGTCTGCTGGCGTTATCAGGCTGCGCCTCAAAAGTGACCGCGCCGGAAAAATACTCCGGCTTTTTGAAAGATTATTCCGGCCTGCAGGAAACCACTTCAGCAACCGGCAAACCGGTGCTGCGCTGGGTGGCGCCGGGATTTGACCCGGCAAAATATGACAGCATTGTTTATCACCCGGTAACCTATTATCCGGTAGCCAAACCCACCAGCCAGGTGAATCAACAGGTGCTGGATGGCGTACTCAATTACACCAACAGTAAATTGAAAGCCGCGGCGGCGGCGCGTAAACCACTGGTCACTTCGCCGGGTCAGCATAGCCTGATCTTCCGCGGTGCTATCACCGGCGTTGACGCCAGCAAACAGGGGTTGCAGTTCTACGAAGTGATCCCGGTGGCGATGGTGGTTGCGGGCACGCAGATGGCAACCGGCCACCGCACCATGAATACGCATCTCTACTTTGAAGGTGAGCTGATTGATGCCCAAACCAATGCGCCGGTACTGAAAGTGGTGCGCAAAGGAGAGGGCAAAGATGTAAGCAATGAAAAGGCGCAGGTCACCGTCGATTCCCTGAAACAGGTGATTGACGATATGGCGACCGACGCCACGATGTTTGATATAAGCTCAGTCAGATAA
- a CDS encoding DMT family transporter: MNALLYGLVVVIWGTTWIAIFLQQGPVPAPVSIFWRFALATAAIMLVLLVRRKLRGLPLRDHLFCLLQGSCVFGFNFWCFYTAAAWINTGLESVIFSMAVLFNAVNSYLFFGQKPPARFFVAAALGLTGIVTLFWEDLVTSGWSSSLLLGIGLSALGTLGFSFGNMISLRHQRKGLETLTTNSWAMLYGTLIMGIIGLLRGDDFTPQWTTSYLGALLYLALFGSVIGFGAYFTLVGRIGPSKAAYSTLLFPLVALSISTFYEGYVWHLNAIAGLLLILTGNLVMFARPENWLGGRGWRRKANVC; encoded by the coding sequence ATGAACGCATTGCTGTACGGTCTGGTGGTGGTTATTTGGGGAACTACGTGGATTGCGATTTTTCTGCAACAAGGCCCGGTGCCCGCGCCGGTGTCGATTTTCTGGCGTTTTGCGCTGGCAACGGCGGCAATCATGCTGGTGCTGCTGGTTCGCCGCAAACTGCGTGGTTTACCGCTGCGCGATCACCTGTTTTGTCTGCTGCAAGGCAGTTGTGTCTTCGGCTTTAACTTCTGGTGTTTTTATACCGCCGCCGCGTGGATTAACACCGGGCTGGAATCGGTGATCTTTTCGATGGCGGTGCTGTTTAACGCCGTTAACAGCTACCTGTTTTTCGGGCAAAAACCGCCTGCACGCTTCTTTGTTGCGGCTGCGCTGGGGTTAACTGGTATTGTGACGCTGTTCTGGGAAGATCTGGTCACCAGCGGCTGGAGCAGCTCTCTGCTGCTGGGTATCGGTCTGTCGGCGCTGGGGACACTGGGCTTTTCGTTTGGCAATATGATAAGCCTGCGCCATCAGCGTAAAGGGCTGGAAACCCTGACCACCAATAGCTGGGCGATGCTGTACGGCACGCTGATCATGGGAATAATTGGCCTGCTGCGCGGCGACGATTTTACGCCGCAGTGGACGACAAGCTACCTCGGCGCGCTGCTCTATCTGGCGTTGTTTGGCTCGGTGATCGGCTTTGGTGCCTATTTTACGCTGGTTGGCCGCATTGGTCCGAGCAAAGCCGCGTACAGCACCTTGCTGTTTCCGCTGGTTGCGCTGAGCATTTCGACCTTTTATGAGGGTTACGTCTGGCATCTGAATGCGATTGCCGGTTTACTGCTGATCCTCACCGGCAATCTGGTGATGTTTGCCCGCCCGGAAAACTGGCTGGGCGGACGCGGATGGCGGCGTAAAGCTAACGTTTGCTGA
- a CDS encoding AraC family transcriptional regulator, whose translation MPDHYEAFENLSKHNTVLHNSVALHSGIQLAVWSNKRDNITQYCNHHTLSLYVADGYESYHKTAYGWKNGGGPDRFCLMPKESESVWDIRDDLTFVHLYCTDEHLRDVGERVWDRSPAAFTLDEKTFSQDARITALYRQFLLDCDWQQNANQLTLSTASTLLLTHLVQHYSNVQWQLPVVNGGLAPVALRNVLDYIEAHLAQPLLLSDLAAQVALSEYHFARMFRQSMGVAPHQFVMQRRMVRANDLLLNSTLPLTDIALACGFSSASHFSNRFKAAKGLTPSQLRAARQR comes from the coding sequence ATGCCTGACCACTACGAAGCCTTTGAAAATCTGAGCAAACACAACACCGTTTTGCACAATTCGGTGGCACTTCACTCTGGCATTCAACTGGCCGTCTGGTCGAACAAACGCGACAACATTACGCAGTACTGCAACCACCATACGCTGAGCCTGTACGTGGCCGATGGCTACGAGAGCTACCACAAAACTGCGTATGGCTGGAAAAACGGCGGCGGGCCGGATCGTTTTTGTCTGATGCCGAAAGAGAGCGAATCGGTGTGGGATATTCGCGATGATTTGACCTTCGTCCACCTTTACTGCACTGATGAGCATCTGCGGGACGTTGGGGAGCGGGTCTGGGATCGCAGCCCGGCCGCATTCACCCTTGATGAGAAAACCTTCTCGCAGGATGCGCGCATCACCGCGCTTTATCGCCAGTTTCTGCTGGATTGCGACTGGCAGCAAAACGCCAACCAGCTTACGCTGAGCACCGCTTCAACACTGCTGCTGACGCATCTGGTGCAGCACTACAGCAATGTGCAGTGGCAATTGCCCGTGGTGAATGGCGGTCTGGCACCGGTGGCGCTGCGTAATGTGCTGGATTATATCGAAGCGCATCTGGCGCAGCCGTTGTTGCTGTCGGATCTGGCGGCGCAGGTTGCGCTCAGTGAATATCACTTTGCCCGCATGTTTCGCCAGTCGATGGGTGTTGCGCCGCACCAGTTTGTGATGCAGCGCCGGATGGTAAGGGCCAACGATCTGTTGCTCAACAGCACTCTTCCGCTGACCGATATTGCCCTGGCCTGCGGTTTTAGTTCCGCCAGCCACTTCAGCAACCGCTTTAAAGCAGCAAAAGGGTTGACGCCGTCACAGCTACGCGCGGCGCGCCAGCGTTAA
- a CDS encoding benzoate/H(+) symporter BenE family transporter yields the protein MRLATFSTTSSLPFTSILAGFVAVLVGYASSAAIIWQAASAAGASPAQIAGWMTALGFGMGISTLALTLWYRMPVLTAWSTPGAALLATSLQGATPGEAVGIFIFANALIVLCGVTGLFARLMKIIPHTLAAAMLAGILLRFGLQAFTNIEGHFALCGSMLLAWLVCKALAPRYAIVATLIIGALVAILHGDVVTDRLTLSVVAPVYTAPEFRWTSLISIGIPFFLVTMASQNAPGFATMQASGYTIPVSPLIIFTGALALLFSPFGVYSICIAAITAAICQSPDAHPDASKRWVAAAAAGLFYLLAGIFGGSISGLLAALPLSWIQTLAGLALLGTISGSLHQALVKETDRDAAIVTFLVTASGVTLLGIGSAFWGLVAGGICYGALTLARRA from the coding sequence ATGCGTCTTGCCACGTTTTCCACAACCTCTTCGCTGCCGTTTACCAGCATTCTGGCGGGCTTCGTCGCCGTGCTGGTCGGCTACGCAAGCTCTGCCGCTATTATCTGGCAGGCGGCCTCCGCTGCTGGCGCGAGCCCGGCGCAAATCGCCGGATGGATGACCGCGCTTGGCTTCGGCATGGGCATCAGCACGCTGGCGCTGACGCTCTGGTATCGCATGCCGGTACTCACTGCCTGGTCTACCCCCGGCGCGGCGCTGCTGGCGACCAGCCTGCAAGGTGCAACGCCCGGTGAAGCGGTCGGTATCTTTATCTTTGCCAACGCGCTCATCGTGTTGTGCGGCGTCACAGGGTTATTCGCCCGGTTGATGAAAATCATTCCGCACACGCTGGCGGCCGCGATGCTGGCCGGTATTCTGCTGCGTTTTGGCTTGCAAGCCTTCACCAATATTGAGGGCCATTTTGCGTTGTGCGGCAGTATGCTACTGGCCTGGCTGGTCTGTAAAGCCCTCGCCCCGCGCTATGCTATTGTTGCAACATTAATTATTGGCGCACTGGTCGCTATTCTGCATGGTGACGTTGTCACGGATCGACTGACACTTTCCGTCGTTGCTCCGGTTTACACCGCGCCGGAGTTTCGCTGGACATCGCTTATCAGCATCGGCATTCCCTTTTTTCTGGTGACAATGGCGTCGCAAAATGCTCCCGGTTTCGCCACGATGCAGGCTTCCGGTTACACCATTCCGGTTTCACCGCTGATTATTTTTACCGGCGCGCTGGCGCTATTGTTCTCACCGTTTGGTGTCTATTCGATCTGTATTGCGGCGATTACGGCAGCCATTTGCCAAAGCCCGGATGCGCACCCGGACGCCAGTAAACGCTGGGTGGCAGCGGCGGCGGCTGGCCTGTTTTATCTGCTGGCGGGAATATTTGGCGGCTCGATCAGCGGGCTGCTGGCCGCCCTGCCGTTGAGCTGGATCCAGACGCTCGCCGGTCTGGCGTTATTGGGCACGATCAGCGGTAGTCTGCATCAGGCGCTGGTTAAGGAAACGGATCGCGATGCGGCCATTGTCACCTTCCTGGTAACTGCCAGCGGGGTCACGTTGCTGGGCATTGGTTCGGCATTCTGGGGATTAGTGGCAGGCGGTATCTGCTACGGCGCATTAACGCTGGCGCGCCGCGCGTAG
- a CDS encoding helix-turn-helix domain-containing protein, whose translation MDLTVYLATTLKSLRQGRGWSLSRLAEETGVSKAMLGQIERNESSPTVSTLWKIATGLNVPFSTFIAPPEEETPRAYDPQQQAMVVTPIFPWDEKLHFDLFSINLAPGALSESTPHEAGVIEHVIVISGVLDMCINGQWRTIAAGSGLRFAGDEAHAYRNSTAQTTHFHSLIHYPKEKAASKPAAKTTTINESDNPE comes from the coding sequence ATGGATCTCACCGTTTATCTGGCAACTACGCTGAAAAGCCTGCGTCAGGGACGCGGCTGGAGCCTTTCCCGCCTGGCAGAGGAGACGGGCGTTTCCAAAGCGATGCTCGGGCAGATAGAACGCAACGAATCCAGTCCGACCGTCTCGACGTTATGGAAAATCGCCACCGGCCTGAATGTTCCTTTCTCCACTTTTATTGCGCCGCCGGAAGAGGAAACGCCGCGGGCCTACGATCCGCAGCAGCAGGCGATGGTGGTCACGCCAATTTTCCCGTGGGACGAGAAGCTGCACTTTGATCTCTTCTCGATTAATCTCGCGCCTGGTGCTCTCAGCGAATCCACGCCGCACGAAGCCGGAGTTATCGAGCATGTGATTGTGATTAGCGGAGTGCTGGATATGTGCATTAACGGGCAGTGGCGAACCATCGCGGCGGGCAGCGGCCTGCGTTTTGCCGGGGATGAAGCGCATGCCTACCGTAACAGTACGGCGCAAACAACGCATTTCCACTCGCTTATCCATTACCCAAAAGAAAAAGCCGCAAGCAAACCTGCGGCAAAAACGACGACGATTAACGAATCAGACAACCCTGAATAA
- a CDS encoding peptidase U32 family protein: protein MRLQPHHLELLSPARDAAIAREAILHGADAVYIGGPGFGARHNAGNSLQDIAELVPFAHRYGAKVFITLNTILHDDELEPAQRLIGELYQAGVDALIVQDMGILELDIPPIELHASTQCDIRSVEKAKFLSDVGFSQIVLARELNLEQIRAIHNATDSTIEFFIHGALCVAYSGQCNISHAQTGRSANRGDCSQACRLPYTLKDDQGRVVAYEKHLLSMKDNDQTANLAALIDAGVRSFKIEGRYKDMSYVKNITAHYRQMLDAIIEDRGDLARASAGRTEHFFIPSTDKTFHRGSTDYFVNARKGDIGAFDSPKFIGLPVGEVLKVGKDHLDVEVTEPLANGDGLNVLVKREVVGFRVNVAEKTAENRYRVFPNEMPDVLKTLRPHHPLNRNLDHNWQQALLKTSSERRVAVDIELGGWQEQLVLTLTSEDGVSVTHTLEGQFDEANNAQKALDNLKDGLMKLGQTRYYAKEVQVNLPGALFVPNSQLNQLRREAVEMLEEARLANYQRGSRKAVATPPPVYPETHLSFLANVYNHKAREFYHRYGVQLIDAAFEAHEEKGDVPVMITKHCLRFAFNLCPKQAKGNIKSWRATPMQLVHGDEVLTLKFDCRPCEMHVIGKIKNHILKMPLSGSVVASISPDDLLKTLPKNR, encoded by the coding sequence ATGCGCCTGCAACCCCATCATCTTGAACTGTTAAGCCCGGCCCGCGATGCCGCCATTGCCCGTGAGGCTATCCTGCACGGCGCGGACGCCGTCTACATTGGCGGGCCGGGTTTTGGCGCTCGCCACAATGCCGGTAACAGCCTGCAGGATATCGCTGAGCTGGTGCCGTTCGCCCATCGCTACGGTGCGAAAGTGTTTATCACCCTGAACACCATCCTTCACGATGACGAACTGGAACCGGCGCAGCGCCTGATAGGCGAACTCTACCAGGCGGGTGTTGATGCGCTGATTGTGCAGGATATGGGCATTCTTGAGCTGGATATTCCGCCAATTGAGCTGCACGCCAGCACCCAGTGCGATATCCGTAGCGTGGAAAAAGCCAAATTCCTTTCTGATGTGGGTTTCAGCCAGATCGTTCTGGCGCGTGAACTCAACCTTGAGCAGATCCGCGCCATTCACAACGCGACGGACTCCACCATCGAGTTCTTTATTCACGGCGCGCTGTGCGTAGCGTATTCAGGACAGTGCAACATTTCCCATGCACAAACCGGGCGCAGCGCCAACCGTGGCGACTGCTCGCAGGCCTGTCGTCTGCCGTACACCCTGAAAGACGATCAGGGACGCGTAGTGGCCTATGAAAAACACCTGCTGTCGATGAAAGATAATGATCAGACCGCCAACCTGGCGGCGTTGATCGACGCAGGCGTGCGCTCTTTCAAGATTGAAGGGCGCTACAAAGACATGAGCTACGTGAAAAACATCACCGCGCATTACCGCCAGATGCTCGATGCGATTATTGAAGATCGTGGCGACCTCGCGCGCGCTTCCGCCGGGCGTACCGAGCACTTCTTTATTCCCTCGACGGACAAAACGTTCCATCGTGGCAGCACCGACTACTTTGTTAATGCGCGCAAAGGCGATATTGGCGCCTTCGATTCACCGAAATTTATCGGCCTGCCGGTCGGTGAAGTGCTGAAAGTGGGCAAAGATCATCTCGATGTTGAAGTTACCGAGCCGCTGGCGAACGGTGATGGCCTGAACGTGCTGGTGAAACGTGAAGTGGTCGGTTTTCGCGTCAACGTGGCGGAGAAAACCGCCGAAAATCGTTATCGCGTGTTCCCGAACGAAATGCCGGACGTGCTGAAAACCCTGCGTCCGCATCATCCGCTGAACCGCAACCTCGATCACAACTGGCAGCAGGCGTTGCTGAAAACTTCCAGTGAACGCCGTGTCGCGGTGGATATTGAGCTGGGCGGCTGGCAGGAGCAACTGGTGTTAACGCTGACCAGCGAAGATGGCGTGTCGGTAACGCATACGCTGGAAGGGCAATTCGACGAAGCCAACAACGCGCAAAAAGCGCTGGATAATCTGAAAGATGGCCTGATGAAGCTGGGGCAAACTCGCTACTACGCCAAAGAGGTTCAGGTCAATCTGCCTGGCGCGCTGTTTGTGCCCAACAGCCAGCTTAACCAGTTACGCCGTGAAGCGGTGGAGATGCTGGAAGAGGCGCGTCTGGCTAACTACCAGCGCGGCAGCCGTAAAGCGGTAGCCACGCCGCCGCCGGTCTACCCGGAAACGCATCTTTCATTCCTTGCCAACGTTTATAACCATAAAGCGCGTGAATTTTACCATCGCTACGGCGTACAGCTGATCGATGCCGCTTTTGAAGCGCACGAAGAGAAGGGCGACGTACCGGTGATGATCACCAAGCACTGCCTGCGTTTTGCCTTCAACCTGTGCCCGAAACAGGCGAAAGGCAATATCAAAAGCTGGCGCGCCACGCCGATGCAACTGGTGCACGGTGATGAAGTGCTGACGCTGAAATTTGATTGCCGTCCGTGCGAAATGCATGTGATTGGGAAAATTAAAAACCACATCCTGAAGATGCCGCTCTCCGGCAGCGTGGTGGCGTCCATCAGCCCGGATGATTTGCTGAAGACGTTACCGAAAAACAGATAG
- a CDS encoding LysR family transcriptional regulator, with protein MKSLSQISARSMHLFLAIVREGNLSEVARNEGIAASSLSRVVQQLEQALETQLLYRNTRAVTATDAGHIYAEAFRVMLQQLADAQTQVGERRNEPGGRIRINAPTSFGLRHIGPHISELSARYPALYIELNLNDDYIDPFADGTDLLLRIASLKDSELHGRLIASQRCHLVATPAYLRRHGRPESPEALQHHQLLAYRGKTGLQRWRFQQGDRQYQFFPQAKIVSDNAELLLQAARNDAGILLYPDWQIGEMLNRGELVDLMAEFSPTYSAEAQSLYLLYPGGKYPSLNTRVVIDFLLASFGSPPYWRYLPSSSRNIPEG; from the coding sequence ATGAAATCACTTAGCCAGATTAGCGCCCGTTCGATGCACCTGTTTCTTGCCATTGTGCGCGAAGGGAATTTGTCCGAAGTGGCGCGGAACGAAGGGATTGCCGCCTCATCGCTTTCCCGCGTTGTTCAGCAACTGGAACAGGCGCTGGAAACGCAACTGCTGTATCGCAACACCCGCGCGGTGACGGCCACCGATGCCGGTCATATCTATGCCGAAGCCTTTCGCGTCATGCTCCAGCAGCTTGCCGATGCGCAAACGCAGGTGGGCGAACGGCGCAACGAACCCGGTGGACGCATTCGCATTAACGCCCCAACTTCCTTCGGTTTACGGCATATCGGCCCACACATCAGCGAACTGAGTGCGCGTTACCCGGCGCTGTACATTGAGCTGAACCTGAATGATGACTATATCGATCCGTTTGCCGACGGCACGGATCTGCTGCTGCGCATCGCCTCGCTGAAAGATTCAGAACTGCATGGCCGCTTGATCGCCAGCCAGCGCTGTCATCTGGTGGCAACGCCCGCCTATCTTCGCCGTCACGGGCGGCCAGAATCACCGGAAGCGCTACAACATCACCAGTTACTGGCTTATCGCGGAAAAACCGGGCTGCAGCGTTGGCGCTTTCAGCAGGGCGATCGGCAGTATCAGTTTTTCCCGCAGGCAAAAATCGTTTCTGACAATGCCGAATTGTTACTCCAGGCGGCAAGAAATGACGCCGGAATCCTGCTTTATCCGGACTGGCAGATAGGCGAGATGCTGAATCGCGGTGAACTGGTCGATTTAATGGCGGAATTTTCGCCAACCTATTCCGCCGAAGCGCAATCGCTTTATTTGCTCTATCCAGGCGGGAAATACCCGTCGCTCAATACCCGCGTGGTGATCGATTTCTTACTGGCGAGTTTCGGTTCGCCGCCCTACTGGCGCTATCTGCCGTCATCTTCCAGGAATATTCCAGAAGGTTAA